A single genomic interval of Hydractinia symbiolongicarpus strain clone_291-10 chromosome 8, HSymV2.1, whole genome shotgun sequence harbors:
- the LOC130653888 gene encoding TBC1 domain family member 1-like isoform X1: MKGSVSVVVTPAQSEDEPTVEENETFNVVYHGHISIDRRYVPPVFHWIAKQIVRKGDVNMTMKACLTKSSLKFLKSDNKQSIFMEHTFDSIYRLSRLRHCNLNNFLAFITVGKNDTNCCGFYILECESVEMKDQFLNSLKTRVLGFQKSFTGDHAAIPNKLPTKPTHRRGVSSGAILVSPSKSDAVYRDSVYYIGKVTISQPQAPPKFIDEVLVQLKKNQSSEHPRFKRNVSGNLFAKRFSLDANAHRENTGMLLSASKAEIQFISRGRSISCNSDHQEASGLENDRIDREAPLESDSFTLGDIQEEVQSRLVTLQISKTSLMLFSVGSKTLLLEKKIKSISFCTKGEIRKDHFGFICRENGNHTCYIFQGESEHKVDAIMKSMKLAFTEALEATAHLTLCESCPLQYLHRLCTKLEASSMIRERLLVLQETLDLISDYDKLVVLNQVNEVAPSNDEERLDITVDILRKIFDEQQKSHKHSHKLQNNLSDYDNRDRSKSSTIFEKAKKSLTTSFQNLNIKKVRSKTLSPSMYDNHSSEGSNGSKSPNPHIARIQSSENMKPRSKSYETPNSCPTTPEFASRRLQFTFDQSGKSSRSGSIADDEDENEDVKELNEVKKEKLGRKGSWRQAIYQSVVTPSRKSSCSSVSTIPIEAEELQPREPVDRSLRARERWQSAIMNQILLIRMNKENKKLAANISATETRRQKLSYKELCSYSAESASTWDDLLIRKNNEKVDDHVLLEAVRGGVPRMRRGEIWQFLIKQYIIKTPERPDEQYWKESSYRSLIQEHTTHQHAILIDLGRTFPTHAHFIPRLGSGQLSLFNNLKAYSILDKEVGYCQGLSFVAGLLLMHMNEEDAYKSFCHVMFDLQIRNQYKPDMEAVQQQLYQLSRLLHDYHPTLYEHLNVHDVTPTLYAAPWFLTLYASQYPIGFVARVMDLLLLQGLEVIFKVALILVGNHADEILKCDCFESIVEYMKTSLPEEVVDETDDICTRALNMDIKQQLNLYEVEYQLLNDEMIDIRQNKEKLEKQEVAHNQLILQVAQLKKELKSANETIMSLKMSVESSNDQVNSYQVKLQAVQNERDKLRLTVAELRNETDGISSSEEVASIFDKKRVTNGEQNWELVPSPDSVGAEMVNKMQNTEKMLSPLEASEMSDNEFCRNGETDSIGSSSIKNGVCNELTSSSDSSSLKSLGKDATMLLTVSSES, from the exons ATGAAAGGGTCAGTCAGTGTTGTTGTTACTCCAGCACAGAGTGAAGATGAGCCTACTGTGGAAGAAAACGAGACATTTAATGTCGTGTACCATGGTCATATAAGTATTGATAGGCGTTATGTTCCTCCAGTTTTCCATTGGATTGCTAAGCAAATTGTTCGAAAAGGTGATGTGAATATGACAATGAAAGCATGTTTGACGAAATCTtctttaaagtttttgaaaagtgACAATAAACAATCAATATTTATGGAACATACATTTGATAGTATTTATCGTCTTTCAAGGTTAAGACATTGTAacctgaacaattttttagcaTTTATTACTGTTGGTAAAAATGATACAAATTGTTGTGGATTTTATATTTTGGAATGTGAAAGCGTAGAAATG AAAGATCAATTTTTGAATTCTTTGAAAACACGAGTTCTTGGATTTCAAAAATCCTTCACTGGTGATCATGCAGCAATACCTAACAAACTGCCCACCAAGCCGACACACAGGCGAGGGGTTTCATCAGGTGCAATCCTTGTTTCACCCAGCAAGTCAGATGCTGTATATCGAGATTCTGTGTATTACATTGGAAAAGTTACAATATCGCAACCGCAGGCTCCACCTAAATTTATTGATGAAGTTTTAGTGCAGCTAAAGAAGAATCAATCATCAGAACATCCTCGTTTTAAAAGGAACGTGAGTGGCAACTTGTTTGCGAAAAGATTCAGTCTTGATGCAAATGCACACAGAGAAA ATACGGGTATGTTGTTAAGTGCTTCAAAAGCAGAGATACAATTTATCTCACGAGGGAGATCAATAAGTTGTAACAGTGACCATCAAGAAGCATCGGGATTGGAAAATGACAGAATAGATAGGGAAGCCCCCTTGGAGAGTGACTCATTTACACTTGGTGACATACAAGAGGAAGTACAGTCCCGACTTGTTACATTGCAGATATCAAAAACATCACTTATGCTGTTTAGTGTTGGTTCAAAAACACtcttattggaaaaaaaaattaaaagtatttctttttgtacaaAG GGTGAAATTAGAAAAGACCATTTTGGTTTTATATGTCGAGAAAATGGAAATCATACGTGTTACATATTTCAAGGTGAATCTGAACACAag GTTGATGCAATCATGAAATCGATGAAGCTTGCATTTACTGAAGCACTAGAAGCAACAGCACATTTAACATTATGTGAATCCTGTCCCCTACAGTACCTACATAGACTTTGCACCAAACTTGAAG ctTCTTCAATGATTCGAGAAAGACTTCTTGTTCTGCAAGAAACTTTAGATCTGATTTCAGATTATGATAAGCTTGTCGTACTGAATCAAGTAAAT GAAGTTGCACCATCAAATGATGAGGAAAGGCTCGATATAACTGTTGACATCCTgcgcaaaatatttgatgaacaACAGAAATCCCATAAGCATTCTCACAAGCTTCAG aACAATCTGTCAGATTATGACAACAGAGACCGTTCAAAATCTTCTACGATATTTGAAAAAGCCAAAAAGTCATTAACGACTTCATTCCAAAActtaaatattaaaaag GTCAGATCCAAAACTCTCTCCCCCAGCATGTATGACAACCATTCATCAGAAGGG tcaAATGGTTCCAAGTCTCCCAATCCTCACATTGCACGTATCCAAAGTTCAGAAAATATGAAACCTCGAAGTAAATCGTATGAAACTCCAAATAGTTGTCCAACAACACCAGAATTTGCTTCCCGTCGTCTTCAGTTTACATTTGATCAAAGTGGTAAATCTTCAAGAAGCGGAAGTATAGCCGATGATGAAGATGAAAATGAGGATGTTAAAGAATTAAATGAAGTTAAGAAAGAAAAGTTGGGTCGAAAAGGATCTTGGCGGcag GCGATATATCAAAGTGTGGTTACACCATCAAGAAAAAGTTCCTGCTCATCTGTTT CAACGATTCCAATCGAAGCTGAGGAATTGCAACCCAGAGAGCCTGTCGATCGCAGTTTGAGAGCACGTGAGCGATGGCAGAGCGCCATTATGAACCAGATTCTCTTGATCCGTatgaataaagaaaataaaaagctgGCTG CTAACATTTCTGCGACAGAAACACGGCGACAAAAGCTCTCCTATAAGGAATTATGCAGTTATTCTGCTGAGTCAGCAAGTACTTGGGATGATTTGTTAATCcgaaaaaataacgaaaaagtTGACGATCATGTTTTACTTGAAGCTGTACGCGGTGGTGTACCGCGCATGCGTCGTGGAGAAATTTGGCAATTCTTGATAAAACAATACATCATCAAGACACCTGAAAGACCTGACGAGCAATACTGGAAGGAGAGTTCGTATAGAAGTCTGATACAAGAACATACCACACATCAACACGCCATTCTCATAGATTTAG GACGAACGTTTCCGACGCATGCTCATTTCATACCTCGACTCGGTTCCGGGCAATTAAGTTTGTTCAATAATTTGAAAGCGTATTCTATCCTTGATAAGGAAGTGGGTTACTGTCAAGGATTGAGCTTTGTTGCTGGTCTTTTACTGATGCAT aTGAATGAAGAAGATGCATACAAATCATTTTGTCACGTAATGTTCGATCTACAAATTCGTAATCAATATAAACCAGACATGGAGGCTGTACAG CAACAATTGTATCAACTGTCGCGTCTTCTTCACGACTATCATCCAACGTTGTATGAACACCTTAACGTTCACGACGTAACGCCGACATTATATGCTGCACCATGGTTTCTGACGTTATACGCTTCACAATATCCCATTGGTTTTGTCGCGCGTGTGAtggatttgttgttgttgcaagGACTTGAAGTTATTTTTAAG GTTGCTCTAATCTTAGTTGGAAATCATGCAGATGAAATCTTGAAGTGTGATTGTTTCGAAAGTATTGTTGAGTACATGAAAACGAGTCTACCGGAGGAAGTTGTTGATGAAACCGACGACATATGCACACGAGCATTGAATATGGATATTAAGCAACAGCTTAATTTGTATGAAGTGGAGTACCAGTTGTTGAATGATGAAATGATCGATATTCGACAGAACAAAGAGAAgttagagaaacaagaagttGCTCATaatcaactcattttgcaagtTGCGCAATTGAAGAAAGAACTTAAAAGTGCGAATGAAACGATTATGTCATTGAAAATGTCGGTAGAAAGTTCGAACGATCAAGTCAACAGTTATCAAGTAAAGTTACAAGCTGTTCAGAATGAGCGAGACAAACTTAGGTTGACGGTGGCAGAATTACGAAATGAAACCGATGGTATTAGTTCTTCAGAAGAAGTTGcaagtatttttgataaaaaaagagtTACAAATGGCGAACAAAATTGGGAACTAGTGCCCAGTCCAGATAGTGTAGGTGCAGAAATGGTTAATAAAATGCAAAATACGGAGAAAATGCTGAGTCCGTTAGAAGCGTCTGAAATGTCAGATAATGAGTTCTGTAGGAACGGTGAGACAGATTCGATAGGGAGTAGCTCAATAAAAAATGGAGTTTGTAATGAATTGACATCAAGCTCTGATTCTTCATCTTTGAAATCTTTGGGTAAAGACGCTACGATGTTGTTAACCGTTTCGAGTGAAAGTTAA
- the LOC130653888 gene encoding TBC1 domain family member 1-like isoform X2 codes for MKGSVSVVVTPAQSEDEPTVEENETFNVVYHGHISIDRRYVPPVFHWIAKQIVRKGDVNMTMKACLTKSSLKFLKSDNKQSIFMEHTFDSIYRLSRLRHCNLNNFLAFITVGKNDTNCCGFYILECESVEMKDQFLNSLKTRVLGFQKSFTGDHAAIPNKLPTKPTHRRGVSSGAILVSPSKSDAVYRDSVYYIGKVTISQPQAPPKFIDEVLVQLKKNQSSEHPRFKRNVSGNLFAKRFSLDANAHRENTGMLLSASKAEIQFISRGRSISCNSDHQEASGLENDRIDREAPLESDSFTLGDIQEEVQSRLVTLQISKTSLMLFSVGSKTLLLEKKIKSISFCTKGEIRKDHFGFICRENGNHTCYIFQGESEHKVDAIMKSMKLAFTEALEATAHLTLCESCPLQYLHRLCTKLEASSMIRERLLVLQETLDLISDYDKLVVLNQVNEVAPSNDEERLDITVDILRKIFDEQQKSHKHSHKLQNNLSDYDNRDRSKSSTIFEKAKKSLTTSFQNLNIKKSNGSKSPNPHIARIQSSENMKPRSKSYETPNSCPTTPEFASRRLQFTFDQSGKSSRSGSIADDEDENEDVKELNEVKKEKLGRKGSWRQAIYQSVVTPSRKSSCSSVSTIPIEAEELQPREPVDRSLRARERWQSAIMNQILLIRMNKENKKLAANISATETRRQKLSYKELCSYSAESASTWDDLLIRKNNEKVDDHVLLEAVRGGVPRMRRGEIWQFLIKQYIIKTPERPDEQYWKESSYRSLIQEHTTHQHAILIDLGRTFPTHAHFIPRLGSGQLSLFNNLKAYSILDKEVGYCQGLSFVAGLLLMHMNEEDAYKSFCHVMFDLQIRNQYKPDMEAVQQQLYQLSRLLHDYHPTLYEHLNVHDVTPTLYAAPWFLTLYASQYPIGFVARVMDLLLLQGLEVIFKVALILVGNHADEILKCDCFESIVEYMKTSLPEEVVDETDDICTRALNMDIKQQLNLYEVEYQLLNDEMIDIRQNKEKLEKQEVAHNQLILQVAQLKKELKSANETIMSLKMSVESSNDQVNSYQVKLQAVQNERDKLRLTVAELRNETDGISSSEEVASIFDKKRVTNGEQNWELVPSPDSVGAEMVNKMQNTEKMLSPLEASEMSDNEFCRNGETDSIGSSSIKNGVCNELTSSSDSSSLKSLGKDATMLLTVSSES; via the exons ATGAAAGGGTCAGTCAGTGTTGTTGTTACTCCAGCACAGAGTGAAGATGAGCCTACTGTGGAAGAAAACGAGACATTTAATGTCGTGTACCATGGTCATATAAGTATTGATAGGCGTTATGTTCCTCCAGTTTTCCATTGGATTGCTAAGCAAATTGTTCGAAAAGGTGATGTGAATATGACAATGAAAGCATGTTTGACGAAATCTtctttaaagtttttgaaaagtgACAATAAACAATCAATATTTATGGAACATACATTTGATAGTATTTATCGTCTTTCAAGGTTAAGACATTGTAacctgaacaattttttagcaTTTATTACTGTTGGTAAAAATGATACAAATTGTTGTGGATTTTATATTTTGGAATGTGAAAGCGTAGAAATG AAAGATCAATTTTTGAATTCTTTGAAAACACGAGTTCTTGGATTTCAAAAATCCTTCACTGGTGATCATGCAGCAATACCTAACAAACTGCCCACCAAGCCGACACACAGGCGAGGGGTTTCATCAGGTGCAATCCTTGTTTCACCCAGCAAGTCAGATGCTGTATATCGAGATTCTGTGTATTACATTGGAAAAGTTACAATATCGCAACCGCAGGCTCCACCTAAATTTATTGATGAAGTTTTAGTGCAGCTAAAGAAGAATCAATCATCAGAACATCCTCGTTTTAAAAGGAACGTGAGTGGCAACTTGTTTGCGAAAAGATTCAGTCTTGATGCAAATGCACACAGAGAAA ATACGGGTATGTTGTTAAGTGCTTCAAAAGCAGAGATACAATTTATCTCACGAGGGAGATCAATAAGTTGTAACAGTGACCATCAAGAAGCATCGGGATTGGAAAATGACAGAATAGATAGGGAAGCCCCCTTGGAGAGTGACTCATTTACACTTGGTGACATACAAGAGGAAGTACAGTCCCGACTTGTTACATTGCAGATATCAAAAACATCACTTATGCTGTTTAGTGTTGGTTCAAAAACACtcttattggaaaaaaaaattaaaagtatttctttttgtacaaAG GGTGAAATTAGAAAAGACCATTTTGGTTTTATATGTCGAGAAAATGGAAATCATACGTGTTACATATTTCAAGGTGAATCTGAACACAag GTTGATGCAATCATGAAATCGATGAAGCTTGCATTTACTGAAGCACTAGAAGCAACAGCACATTTAACATTATGTGAATCCTGTCCCCTACAGTACCTACATAGACTTTGCACCAAACTTGAAG ctTCTTCAATGATTCGAGAAAGACTTCTTGTTCTGCAAGAAACTTTAGATCTGATTTCAGATTATGATAAGCTTGTCGTACTGAATCAAGTAAAT GAAGTTGCACCATCAAATGATGAGGAAAGGCTCGATATAACTGTTGACATCCTgcgcaaaatatttgatgaacaACAGAAATCCCATAAGCATTCTCACAAGCTTCAG aACAATCTGTCAGATTATGACAACAGAGACCGTTCAAAATCTTCTACGATATTTGAAAAAGCCAAAAAGTCATTAACGACTTCATTCCAAAActtaaatattaaaaag tcaAATGGTTCCAAGTCTCCCAATCCTCACATTGCACGTATCCAAAGTTCAGAAAATATGAAACCTCGAAGTAAATCGTATGAAACTCCAAATAGTTGTCCAACAACACCAGAATTTGCTTCCCGTCGTCTTCAGTTTACATTTGATCAAAGTGGTAAATCTTCAAGAAGCGGAAGTATAGCCGATGATGAAGATGAAAATGAGGATGTTAAAGAATTAAATGAAGTTAAGAAAGAAAAGTTGGGTCGAAAAGGATCTTGGCGGcag GCGATATATCAAAGTGTGGTTACACCATCAAGAAAAAGTTCCTGCTCATCTGTTT CAACGATTCCAATCGAAGCTGAGGAATTGCAACCCAGAGAGCCTGTCGATCGCAGTTTGAGAGCACGTGAGCGATGGCAGAGCGCCATTATGAACCAGATTCTCTTGATCCGTatgaataaagaaaataaaaagctgGCTG CTAACATTTCTGCGACAGAAACACGGCGACAAAAGCTCTCCTATAAGGAATTATGCAGTTATTCTGCTGAGTCAGCAAGTACTTGGGATGATTTGTTAATCcgaaaaaataacgaaaaagtTGACGATCATGTTTTACTTGAAGCTGTACGCGGTGGTGTACCGCGCATGCGTCGTGGAGAAATTTGGCAATTCTTGATAAAACAATACATCATCAAGACACCTGAAAGACCTGACGAGCAATACTGGAAGGAGAGTTCGTATAGAAGTCTGATACAAGAACATACCACACATCAACACGCCATTCTCATAGATTTAG GACGAACGTTTCCGACGCATGCTCATTTCATACCTCGACTCGGTTCCGGGCAATTAAGTTTGTTCAATAATTTGAAAGCGTATTCTATCCTTGATAAGGAAGTGGGTTACTGTCAAGGATTGAGCTTTGTTGCTGGTCTTTTACTGATGCAT aTGAATGAAGAAGATGCATACAAATCATTTTGTCACGTAATGTTCGATCTACAAATTCGTAATCAATATAAACCAGACATGGAGGCTGTACAG CAACAATTGTATCAACTGTCGCGTCTTCTTCACGACTATCATCCAACGTTGTATGAACACCTTAACGTTCACGACGTAACGCCGACATTATATGCTGCACCATGGTTTCTGACGTTATACGCTTCACAATATCCCATTGGTTTTGTCGCGCGTGTGAtggatttgttgttgttgcaagGACTTGAAGTTATTTTTAAG GTTGCTCTAATCTTAGTTGGAAATCATGCAGATGAAATCTTGAAGTGTGATTGTTTCGAAAGTATTGTTGAGTACATGAAAACGAGTCTACCGGAGGAAGTTGTTGATGAAACCGACGACATATGCACACGAGCATTGAATATGGATATTAAGCAACAGCTTAATTTGTATGAAGTGGAGTACCAGTTGTTGAATGATGAAATGATCGATATTCGACAGAACAAAGAGAAgttagagaaacaagaagttGCTCATaatcaactcattttgcaagtTGCGCAATTGAAGAAAGAACTTAAAAGTGCGAATGAAACGATTATGTCATTGAAAATGTCGGTAGAAAGTTCGAACGATCAAGTCAACAGTTATCAAGTAAAGTTACAAGCTGTTCAGAATGAGCGAGACAAACTTAGGTTGACGGTGGCAGAATTACGAAATGAAACCGATGGTATTAGTTCTTCAGAAGAAGTTGcaagtatttttgataaaaaaagagtTACAAATGGCGAACAAAATTGGGAACTAGTGCCCAGTCCAGATAGTGTAGGTGCAGAAATGGTTAATAAAATGCAAAATACGGAGAAAATGCTGAGTCCGTTAGAAGCGTCTGAAATGTCAGATAATGAGTTCTGTAGGAACGGTGAGACAGATTCGATAGGGAGTAGCTCAATAAAAAATGGAGTTTGTAATGAATTGACATCAAGCTCTGATTCTTCATCTTTGAAATCTTTGGGTAAAGACGCTACGATGTTGTTAACCGTTTCGAGTGAAAGTTAA